In one Sphingobium sp. MI1205 genomic region, the following are encoded:
- a CDS encoding N-acetylneuraminate synthase family protein: protein MTESIFNDLFVLELANNHWGKLERGLKIIRDFSRVVKFNNVHAAIKLQFRDVDNFIHPEFRDRADIRYIKKTLDTQMPWENLRLMVETVRDCGMVTMVTPFDEVSVDKCVEFGVEILKIASSDVRDKTLLQKMASTGLPVIASSGGASLEHIDELVEFFTSRNIPFALNHCVSLYPSEDGDLELDQIDFLKARYPDIVIGYSTHEYRDWWDSTLIAYGKGARTFERHIDIDYEGVAVSPYCTKPEQANTWFRAMKKAQEMCGGGSTKRRAVPEGERRYLDALVRGVYAKRDLSAGEVLTAGDVFFAVPLLKGQLSTREFTGGERLTGPIAANAPLDVQSVDAPALRDPALLDLILDRGLDISTARTAIAS from the coding sequence GTGACTGAATCCATTTTCAACGACCTGTTCGTGCTCGAACTGGCCAATAACCATTGGGGGAAGCTTGAGCGCGGCCTGAAGATCATCCGCGATTTTTCCCGCGTGGTGAAATTCAACAATGTGCACGCCGCGATCAAACTGCAATTCCGCGACGTCGACAATTTCATCCATCCCGAGTTCCGTGACCGGGCCGATATCCGCTACATCAAGAAGACGCTCGATACCCAGATGCCCTGGGAAAATCTGCGGTTGATGGTGGAGACGGTCCGCGACTGCGGCATGGTCACCATGGTCACGCCATTTGATGAAGTGTCAGTCGACAAATGCGTGGAATTCGGCGTCGAGATCTTGAAGATTGCGAGCTCCGACGTCCGCGACAAGACCCTGCTGCAGAAGATGGCGTCCACCGGATTGCCCGTCATCGCCTCGTCAGGCGGGGCGAGCCTTGAACATATCGACGAGCTTGTCGAATTCTTCACTTCGCGCAACATCCCCTTCGCGCTGAACCACTGCGTGTCGCTCTACCCGTCCGAGGATGGCGATCTTGAACTCGATCAGATCGATTTCCTGAAGGCGCGCTACCCCGACATCGTGATAGGTTATTCGACCCACGAATATCGCGACTGGTGGGACTCCACGCTGATCGCCTACGGCAAAGGCGCACGCACCTTCGAGCGGCATATCGACATTGATTATGAAGGGGTGGCGGTCAGTCCTTATTGCACGAAGCCTGAGCAAGCCAACACCTGGTTCCGCGCCATGAAAAAGGCCCAGGAAATGTGCGGCGGCGGCTCTACCAAGCGACGCGCCGTTCCGGAAGGCGAGCGCCGCTATCTCGATGCACTGGTGCGTGGCGTTTACGCCAAGCGCGACCTTTCCGCAGGTGAGGTGTTGACAGCGGGCGACGTGTTTTTCGCCGTTCCTCTGCTCAAGGGGCAATTATCCACCCGCGAATTTACGGGTGGCGAGCGCCTGACCGGTCCGATTGCCGCCAATGCACCGCTGGATGTGCAAAGCGTTGACGCACCGGCTCTTCGCGATCCGGCGCTGCTCGATCTAATCCTCGATCGGGGGCTCGACATCTCGACGGCTCGAACGGCGATCGCCTCCTGA